One genomic window of Deltaproteobacteria bacterium includes the following:
- a CDS encoding VWA domain-containing protein has product MRERLRLRSALPLLLAGLVPAAGAEVHVSIESPRPGQQVENRVDQAPIRGAASADGKRPADFDVMIVLDVSGSTRNPSGVDVDGDGEVGLDPRRELIPGFGDDVQNTDPGDSIFEAQAAAARALLRGLDGSRVRVGLATFAGEVDASGQRRSQNQKDAWLEVPLTSDFAAVARGIDAVVARGPSGATNYAAGLRLAITELSGLPGARSQRRPGAQPVILFLSDGVPSLPIGSGAITDPGDVEAAISAAKLAQLAGIRINTYALGEQALTFPQAVTEMARVSLGTYTPVQNPGDIVAMLQGVSFANVEDVVITNLTTGDFSTDVALEPDGSFSGFVPVREGRNQIRVTALASDGTRGSVTLDLDFGRTQLTDLELARELERIRRMNKELLLLKERKKIEDFRSREKKDLELEVEKKP; this is encoded by the coding sequence ATGCGAGAGCGTCTCCGCCTCCGATCCGCCCTGCCGCTGCTGCTCGCCGGGCTCGTGCCCGCGGCCGGGGCCGAGGTGCACGTCTCGATCGAGTCCCCGCGTCCCGGCCAGCAGGTCGAGAACCGCGTCGACCAGGCGCCGATCCGGGGCGCCGCCTCGGCCGACGGCAAGCGACCTGCCGACTTCGACGTGATGATCGTGCTCGACGTCTCGGGCTCGACCCGCAACCCGAGCGGGGTGGACGTCGACGGCGACGGCGAGGTCGGCCTCGACCCGCGGCGCGAGCTGATCCCGGGCTTCGGCGACGACGTCCAGAACACCGACCCGGGCGACTCGATCTTCGAGGCCCAGGCGGCCGCGGCGCGCGCGCTGCTGCGCGGGCTCGACGGGAGCCGGGTGCGCGTGGGCCTCGCGACCTTCGCCGGCGAGGTCGACGCCTCCGGCCAGCGGCGCAGCCAGAACCAGAAGGATGCCTGGCTCGAGGTTCCCCTCACGAGCGACTTCGCCGCGGTGGCGCGCGGCATCGACGCGGTGGTGGCGCGCGGGCCCTCCGGCGCCACCAACTACGCCGCCGGGCTGCGGCTCGCGATCACCGAGCTCTCGGGACTGCCCGGCGCCCGCAGCCAGCGCCGCCCCGGCGCGCAGCCGGTGATCCTGTTCCTGAGCGACGGCGTGCCCTCGCTCCCGATCGGCTCCGGTGCCATCACCGACCCCGGCGACGTCGAGGCGGCGATCTCCGCCGCGAAGCTTGCCCAGCTCGCCGGGATCCGGATCAACACCTACGCGCTCGGTGAGCAGGCGCTGACCTTCCCCCAGGCGGTGACCGAGATGGCGCGCGTCTCGCTCGGCACCTACACGCCGGTGCAGAACCCGGGCGACATCGTCGCGATGCTCCAGGGCGTGAGCTTCGCCAACGTCGAGGACGTGGTGATCACGAACCTCACGACCGGCGACTTCTCCACCGACGTGGCGCTCGAGCCCGACGGCTCGTTCTCGGGCTTCGTGCCGGTGCGCGAGGGGCGCAACCAGATCCGCGTCACCGCGCTCGCCTCCGACGGGACGCGGGGCAGCGTCACCCTCGACCTCGACTTCGGCCGCACCCAGCTCACCGATCTCGAGCTGGCCCGCGAGCTCGAGCGCATCCGGCGCATGAACAAGGAGCTCCTGCTGCTCAAGGAGCGCAAGAAGATCGAGGACTTCCGAAGCCGCGAGAAGAAGGACCTCGAGCTCGAGGTGGAGAAGAAGCCGTAG
- a CDS encoding nitronate monooxygenase family protein, which yields MTLRTPICERFGIEHPVFLAGMGEVAFAELVAAVSEAGGYGVLGMATSPPERIREQMRAVRARTARPFGVDMLAALPELVEAAIDVIVEEGASCFVAGLGVPAPVIARCHAAGVQVMVVCGKVDHARRAEDAGCDAVVAQGTEAGGHTGQIAGMALVPQIVDAVGIPVLAAGAIVDGRGLAAALALGAQGVWMGTRFIATREARAAKLYKERLVAARDDGTEITRSYSGKPMRVLRNAWVDEWRARGSDIQPFPLQMAAAARAGALGFADDATADPERTCMPAGQGAGAIHDVPAAGDLVRSVVAEAERVLRRIGALAEAGAPGS from the coding sequence TTGACCCTGCGGACCCCGATCTGCGAGCGCTTCGGGATCGAGCACCCGGTCTTCCTGGCGGGCATGGGCGAGGTGGCCTTCGCGGAGCTGGTCGCCGCCGTCTCCGAGGCGGGCGGCTACGGCGTGCTCGGGATGGCGACCTCGCCGCCGGAACGCATCCGCGAGCAGATGCGGGCGGTGCGGGCGCGCACCGCGCGGCCCTTCGGCGTCGACATGCTGGCGGCCCTGCCCGAGCTCGTCGAGGCGGCCATCGACGTGATCGTCGAGGAGGGCGCCTCCTGCTTCGTCGCGGGCCTCGGCGTCCCGGCGCCGGTGATCGCGCGCTGCCACGCGGCCGGCGTCCAGGTGATGGTGGTGTGCGGCAAGGTCGACCACGCGCGGCGCGCCGAGGACGCCGGGTGCGACGCCGTCGTGGCGCAGGGCACGGAGGCGGGCGGCCACACCGGGCAGATCGCCGGCATGGCGCTGGTGCCCCAGATCGTCGACGCCGTCGGCATCCCCGTGCTCGCGGCCGGCGCGATCGTCGACGGCCGCGGCCTCGCCGCCGCGCTCGCGCTCGGCGCGCAGGGGGTGTGGATGGGGACGCGCTTCATCGCGACCCGCGAGGCGCGCGCCGCGAAGCTCTACAAGGAGCGCCTGGTCGCCGCCCGCGACGACGGCACCGAGATCACCCGCTCGTACTCGGGCAAACCGATGCGCGTGCTGCGCAACGCCTGGGTCGACGAGTGGCGCGCGCGCGGCAGCGACATCCAGCCCTTCCCCCTGCAGATGGCGGCCGCCGCGCGCGCCGGCGCGCTCGGCTTTGCCGACGACGCCACGGCGGACCCGGAACGGACCTGCATGCCCGCCGGCCAGGGCGCGGGCGCGATCCACGACGTGCCCGCCGCGGGCGACCTGGTGCGCAGCGTGGTGGCGGAGGCGGAGCGGGTGCTGCGGCGCATCGGCGCGCTTGCCGAGGCCGGCGCGCCGGGGTCCTGA
- a CDS encoding patatin-like phospholipase family protein encodes MGLTLIRKSRGSRPKRDPRIALVLAGGAVSGGAFKVGGLKALDDFLVGRKITDFDTYVGLSAGSILAVALASGVSPGEMIKVLEGRSRRMDQLRPMDFYNPNWREFVGRPAKLVYDLLAFLPGVGADFVRALPGLPEAVGGPLQAFAGAPTYAHFEKAALALMQHVSPRREIPALTNHIPSGFFDNASLESWLRRNLERMRMPNDFRAFLRKRARSLYITACDLDTAEREVFGPDECCDATISEAVQASTALPLFYRPARINGVDYVDGGVRTTASIDVAIEKGADLIVCYNPFRPFLNRIDAEGGGAPYFANGRYLADRGMKMVLNQVFRTLLHSRLKLGLQRYLTDERFQGDILLLEPRERDAEFFNLNPLAFWKRADAIQHGFESVRTTLEQNFDAVAEVLGHYGLEMSREAAHRKAERVRAERGWALPKDEPAAQEASRTPLRLVRSESA; translated from the coding sequence TTGGGTCTCACGCTGATCCGGAAGAGCCGGGGCTCCCGCCCGAAGCGCGACCCGCGCATCGCCCTCGTGCTGGCGGGCGGCGCGGTGTCGGGCGGGGCCTTCAAGGTCGGTGGCCTCAAGGCGCTCGACGATTTCCTGGTCGGCCGCAAGATCACCGACTTCGACACCTACGTGGGTCTGTCGGCCGGCTCGATCCTCGCCGTGGCGCTCGCGAGCGGCGTGTCGCCGGGCGAGATGATCAAGGTCCTCGAGGGGCGCAGCCGGCGCATGGACCAGCTCCGCCCGATGGACTTCTACAACCCGAACTGGCGCGAGTTCGTGGGGCGGCCGGCCAAGCTCGTCTACGACCTGCTCGCGTTCCTTCCCGGTGTCGGCGCCGACTTCGTGCGCGCCCTGCCCGGGCTCCCGGAGGCGGTCGGGGGACCGCTGCAGGCCTTCGCCGGCGCGCCCACCTACGCACACTTCGAGAAGGCGGCGCTGGCGCTCATGCAGCACGTCTCGCCGAGGCGCGAGATCCCGGCGCTCACCAACCACATCCCGTCGGGCTTCTTCGACAACGCGAGCCTCGAGAGCTGGCTGCGCCGCAACCTCGAGCGGATGCGGATGCCCAACGACTTCCGGGCCTTCCTGCGCAAGCGCGCGCGCTCCCTCTACATCACCGCCTGCGATCTCGACACCGCCGAACGCGAGGTATTCGGCCCCGACGAGTGCTGCGACGCGACGATCTCGGAGGCCGTGCAGGCCTCGACGGCGCTGCCGCTCTTCTACCGGCCCGCGCGCATCAACGGCGTCGACTACGTCGACGGCGGCGTGCGCACGACCGCCAGCATCGACGTCGCGATCGAGAAGGGCGCCGACCTGATCGTCTGCTACAACCCCTTCCGCCCGTTCCTGAACCGCATCGACGCCGAGGGCGGCGGCGCACCGTACTTCGCGAACGGCCGCTACCTGGCCGACCGCGGCATGAAGATGGTCCTGAACCAGGTCTTCCGGACGCTGCTGCACTCGCGCCTCAAGCTCGGCCTCCAGCGCTACCTCACCGACGAGCGCTTCCAGGGCGACATCCTGTTGCTCGAGCCGCGCGAGCGGGACGCGGAGTTCTTCAACCTGAACCCGCTGGCGTTCTGGAAGCGCGCCGACGCGATCCAGCACGGCTTCGAGTCCGTGCGCACGACGCTCGAGCAGAACTTCGACGCGGTGGCCGAGGTGCTCGGCCACTACGGCCTCGAGATGAGCCGCGAGGCCGCGCACCGCAAGGCCGAGCGCGTGCGCGCCGAGCGTGGCTGGGCGCTCCCGAAGGACGAGCCGGCCGCGCAGGAGGCGTCCCGGACGCCCCTGCGTCTCGTGCGCAGCGAGAGCGCCTGA
- a CDS encoding NRDE family protein, with product MCTLVALHRCVPGAHLWVAANRDEFLARPAAGPALRDGRAGAIVAPLDLQAGGTWWGLNAQGVFAAVTNRPAPRPDPALRSRGQLVLDLLAVDSAHAAAERAAALGPARYNPFNLFLADADDAFALVYEGTGRLLPLAPGVHVVGNADPDARGVPKIRRTLERAERVAGGPAGAVRDGLAAICRTHGDDPDPKGDTCVHLGGYGTRSSSLLRLGSDGDRLEHAAGPPCASPYEDFTPLLQELGHTVRRPPGETATRKAS from the coding sequence ATGTGTACGCTCGTCGCCCTCCACCGCTGCGTGCCCGGCGCCCACCTCTGGGTCGCTGCGAATCGCGACGAGTTCCTCGCACGGCCCGCCGCGGGGCCCGCCCTGCGCGACGGGCGTGCCGGTGCGATCGTCGCTCCGCTCGACCTGCAGGCGGGCGGCACCTGGTGGGGGCTGAACGCGCAGGGCGTGTTCGCTGCCGTCACCAATCGCCCGGCGCCGCGCCCGGACCCGGCCCTCCGCTCGCGCGGGCAGCTCGTCCTGGACCTGCTCGCCGTGGACTCTGCGCACGCGGCCGCCGAGCGCGCCGCCGCGCTCGGCCCTGCCCGCTACAACCCCTTCAACCTCTTCCTGGCCGATGCGGACGACGCCTTCGCCCTCGTGTACGAGGGCACGGGGCGCCTCCTGCCGCTCGCGCCCGGCGTCCACGTGGTGGGCAACGCGGATCCCGACGCTCGCGGTGTCCCGAAGATCCGCCGCACGCTCGAGCGCGCGGAGCGGGTGGCGGGCGGCCCGGCCGGTGCGGTCCGCGACGGCCTCGCTGCGATCTGCCGCACCCACGGCGACGACCCGGATCCGAAGGGGGACACCTGCGTCCACCTCGGCGGCTACGGCACCCGCAGCTCGAGCCTGCTGCGACTGGGCAGCGACGGCGACCGGCTCGAGCACGCGGCGGGCCCGCCCTGCGCGAGCCCCTACGAGGATTTCACTCCTCTCCTGCAGGAGCTGGGCCATACGGTCCGGCGACCGCCGGGGGAGACGGCGACGAGGAAGGCCAGTTGA
- a CDS encoding Mur ligase family protein encodes MPAHPPRAPIRSLADASAWLEGLIDVERRPELPYRRLGLEPVRRLLARLGDPHASLSALHVAGSKGKGSTALLAEALLRALGERVGTFTSPHLERWTERFRIDGREVEGERLADAVARLRPHVEALAAQDPARAPTFFDATTAAALLLFAEAGVDRAVLEVGLGGRLDSTNVVTPAVACITTIELEHTDKLGATLAAIAGEKAGIVKRGCPLVLGALPPEALAVVLERAEELEAPVAQLGRDFTVPSCRAALDGLHVTLRDGPLAVEAVLPLLGAHHAANAALALACVRRLGAHPDPVLAGAARRGFARAELPARVEVVGRTPWRIVDAAHTAASAAALAEALRLVPRRQAHLVLSISAGKDLGAILAALLPLAAQVTVTRAEPARSLAPEAIAAAVRAAGPAAALRVVPNPHLALRAAREGAGPDDLVVASGSVYLAGIARRVWREPPGPVPVSRRRPTPSGAGRPRRA; translated from the coding sequence GTGCCCGCCCACCCCCCGCGCGCCCCGATCCGCTCCCTCGCCGACGCCTCCGCCTGGCTCGAAGGCCTGATCGACGTCGAGCGCCGCCCGGAGCTGCCCTACCGGCGGCTCGGCCTCGAGCCGGTGCGGCGCCTGCTCGCCCGGCTCGGCGATCCACACGCCTCGCTCTCGGCCCTCCACGTCGCCGGCTCGAAGGGCAAGGGCTCGACGGCGCTCCTCGCCGAGGCGCTCCTGCGCGCGCTCGGCGAGCGCGTGGGCACCTTCACCTCGCCGCACCTCGAGCGCTGGACCGAGCGCTTCCGGATCGACGGCCGCGAGGTGGAGGGCGAGCGGCTGGCCGACGCGGTGGCGCGCCTGCGCCCGCACGTCGAGGCGCTCGCGGCCCAGGACCCCGCGCGGGCGCCCACCTTCTTCGACGCCACGACCGCCGCCGCGCTGCTGCTCTTCGCCGAGGCGGGCGTCGACCGCGCCGTGCTCGAGGTCGGACTCGGCGGGCGCCTCGACTCGACCAACGTGGTCACCCCCGCCGTCGCCTGCATCACCACGATCGAGCTCGAGCACACCGACAAGCTCGGCGCGACGCTGGCCGCGATCGCCGGCGAGAAGGCCGGGATCGTGAAGCGCGGGTGCCCGCTCGTGCTGGGCGCCCTGCCGCCCGAAGCCCTGGCGGTGGTGCTCGAGCGCGCCGAGGAGCTCGAGGCTCCGGTCGCGCAGCTCGGCCGCGACTTCACGGTGCCCTCGTGCCGGGCCGCGCTCGACGGGCTGCACGTGACGCTGCGCGACGGGCCGCTCGCGGTGGAGGCCGTGCTCCCCTTGCTCGGCGCCCACCACGCGGCGAACGCGGCGCTGGCGCTGGCCTGCGTGCGCCGCCTGGGCGCGCACCCCGACCCCGTGCTCGCCGGCGCTGCGCGGCGCGGCTTCGCGAGGGCCGAGCTGCCGGCGCGGGTCGAGGTCGTCGGGCGCACGCCCTGGCGGATCGTCGACGCGGCCCACACCGCCGCCTCGGCGGCGGCGCTCGCGGAGGCCCTGCGTCTCGTGCCGCGCCGCCAGGCGCACCTCGTGCTCTCGATCTCGGCCGGCAAGGATCTCGGCGCGATCCTCGCAGCGCTCCTGCCGCTTGCTGCGCAGGTGACCGTGACGCGCGCCGAGCCGGCGCGCTCGCTGGCGCCCGAGGCGATCGCCGCGGCGGTGCGTGCCGCGGGTCCCGCCGCCGCGCTGCGCGTGGTCCCGAACCCGCATCTCGCGCTGCGGGCGGCCCGCGAAGGCGCCGGCCCCGACGATCTCGTCGTCGCGAGCGGCTCGGTCTACCTGGCGGGGATCGCGCGCCGCGTCTGGCGCGAGCCGCCGGGCCCGGTGCCGGTCAGCCGGCGCCGACCGACGCCTTCAGGCGCCGGAAGACCTCGGCGGGCGTGA